In Clarias gariepinus isolate MV-2021 ecotype Netherlands chromosome 9, CGAR_prim_01v2, whole genome shotgun sequence, a single window of DNA contains:
- the rhocb gene encoding rho-related GTP-binding protein RhoA-D, with the protein MAAIRKKLVIVGDGACGKTCLLIVFSKDQFPEVYVPTVFENYIADIEVDGKQVELALWDTAGQEDYDRLRPLSYPDTDVILMCFSIDSPDSLENIPEKWTPEVKHFCPNVPIILVGNKKDLRNDEHTRRELAKMKQEPVKPEEGRDMANRISAFGYLECSAKTKEGVREVFEMATRAALQVRKRKKRGGCLLL; encoded by the exons ATGGCAGCCATCCGTAAGAAGCTGGTGATTGTAGGAGATGGAGCGTGCGGGAAGACATGTCTTCTCATCGTTTTCAGCAAAGATCAGTTCCCTGAGGTCTACGTGCCGACCGTATTCGAGAACTACATCGCCGATATCGAAGTGGATGGCAAACAG gtcgAACTGGCTTTATGGGACACAGCAGGACAGGAGGACTATGATAGGTTGAGGCCGTTGTCCTATCCAGACACAGACGTCATCCTCATGTGTTTCTCCATAGACAGTCCTGACAGTTTAG AGAACATTCCGGAGAAGTGGACGCCAGAGGTGAAGCATTTCTGTCCTAATGTTCCCATCATCCTGGTGGGGAACAAGAAAGACCTGCGCAATGACGAACACACTCGCAGAGAGCTGGCCAAGATGAAACAG GAGCCGGTGAAGCCTGAGGAAGGCAGAGACATGGCTAACAGGATCAGCGCATTTGGTTATCTGGAGTGCTCTGCTAAAACTAAAGAGGGGGTACGGGAGGTGTTCGAAATGGCCACCAGGGCAGCGCTGCAGGTCCGCAAACGCAAGAAGAGAGGCGGCTGTCTGCTCTTATGA